From Nicotiana tabacum cultivar K326 chromosome 22, ASM71507v2, whole genome shotgun sequence, one genomic window encodes:
- the LOC107789746 gene encoding zinc finger BED domain-containing protein DAYSLEEPER-like, giving the protein MGGHPSMDDWKNVKVFIKFLEIFYQVTLKFSGTSYVTSNSFFHEIFNLQNFIRKYSHSEDSILSGMAEKMKVKFKKYWGTFESMNKLLFFAIVLDPQYKLKYVEFLFNKSYGSLEGGQQSKKVMDTLTRLYGHYKSSFCETSSDRTGGQTSLMDEIDVLDSDEMWQSQWKKYLADEVNINLNLRSTYSLSPKTVEALICTQQWLRSTYKEYKLEDLLEEIQNLEIVEKEYAGTTLSID; this is encoded by the exons ATGGGAGGACATCCATCTATGGATGATTGGAAGAATGTTAAAGTTTTTATTAAGTTCCTTGAGATATTCTACCAAGTCACTTTGAAATTCTCAGGAACTTCATATGTTACTTCCAATTCTTTTTTCCATGAGATCTTTAATCTTCAGAATTTTATTCGAAAATATTCTCACAGTGAAGATTCTATTTTGAGTGGCATGGCTGAGAAGATGAaggttaaatttaaaaaatattggggtaCTTTTGAGAGTATGAACAAGTTATTATTTTTTGCTATTGTTTTGGATCCACAATATAAGTTGAAGTATGTGGAATTTCTTTTCAACAAGTCTTATGGTAGTTTGGAGGGAGGCCAACAGTCCAAAAAGGTGATGGATACTTTGACTCGCTTGTATGGCCATTACAAGAGTTCTTTTTGTGAGACTTCTAGTGACAGAACTGGTGGTCAAACGAGCTTGATGGATGAAATTGATGTCCTAGACAGTGACGAGATGTGGCAATCACAATGGAAGAAATATTTGGCAGATGAAGTCAATATAAATCTGAACTTGAGAAGTACCTA TTCTTTATCACCGAAGACAGTAGAAGCTCTTATTTGCACTCAGCAATGGTTAAGATCAACTTATAAAGAATACAAGCTTGAAGATCTTTTAGAAGAAATTCAGAATCTTGAGATAGTTGAAAAAG aataTGCTGGCACAACTTTGAGTATTGATTAG